From a region of the Tiliqua scincoides isolate rTilSci1 chromosome 4, rTilSci1.hap2, whole genome shotgun sequence genome:
- the SASS6 gene encoding spindle assembly abnormal protein 6 homolog isoform X1: protein MAAESLFSRPIPVQVKCPGCEDRRINVRVSIELQSTTNPIHRKDLVVRLTEDTDPFFLYNLVISEEDFQSLKLQQSLLVDFSAFPQRFIDLLQHCIQEQNNDIPRFLLQLISSGPNLDHTPSLLNVVETNPFKHLTHLSLKFLPGNDVEVKKFLATCLKCVKEEKLLLEQKLRKTEEDLTIQLSYTQQSLSEKSRELDKLRNEWASNTASLNNKHTQELTNEREKALKAQAQYQQQNEQQKKDLESLHQKTVQQLQNRLKELETANKELTERRYKGESTVRELKAKLSGIEDECQRAKQEVLSLRRENATLDAECHEKEKQVNQLQTRVAVMEQEIKDKDQLVIRTKEVLDATQEQKANLEENTEKKQIQIGKLETTLKSLSAELLKANEIIQKLQGDVKTLMNKLKLKNTVTIQQEKLLAEKEEKLQKEQKELQEAESSLRERAQEVCRLKEQLETTVQKLEESKHLLKTNENVITWLNKQLNEIQMTRKQEALGTSSTPSNTATRTAISPHSMQADSRIPFLSSRLGYPISPLLAFQSLPDTGTVKIASPQVSGVKQVQFNMQAQEANRCTDTQPGIPSGMNHSANKENGENLGLEAKYLKKREDSIPLRGLSQNTSHNTGLLKSSVLNKTHIPSKPAVPSTASAYFPG from the exons ATGGCGGCCGAGAGCCTCTTCAGCCGCCCCATCCCGGTGCAGGTGAAGTGCCCGGGCTGCGAGGACAG GCGAATAAATGTTCGTGTGAGTATTGAGCTGCAATCAACCACAAATCCCATTCATAGAAAG GATTTGGTTGTTCGACTAACAGAGGATACTGATCCCTTTTTCCTATATAACCTTGTTATTTCTGAGGAAGATTTTCAAAG TTTAAAACTCCAGCAGAGTCTTCTGGTAGATTTTTCAGCCTTTCCTCAGAGATTTATAGACCTTCTTCAGCACTGTATCCAAGAACAAAATAACGATATCCCAAG GTTTTTGTTACAGCTGATTTCATCAGGACCCAATTTAGATCATACTCCTTCTCTTTTAAATGTGGTAGAGACAAACCCATTTAAACACCTTACCCACTTATCCCTAAAATTCCTACCAGGAAATGATGTAGAAGTCAAAAAGTTTTTGGCAACCTGTTTGAAATGCGTGAAG GAAGAGAAGTTGTTGCTGGAACAAAAACTTAGGAAAACAGAGGAGGACCTTACTATACAGCTGAGCTACACCCAGCAG AGTTTGTCAGAAAAGAGCAGGGAATTGGATAAGTTAAGAAATGAATGGGCATCCAATACGGCATCACTAAACAACAAACATACCCAGGAACTgacaaatgagagagagaaagctctGAAG GCACAAGCACAATATCAACAACAAAATGAACAACAGAAAAAGGATCTAGAAAGTTTACATCAGAAAACTGTCCAGCAGCTGCAAAATAGACTGAAGGAACTGGAAACTGCCAACAAGGAGCTAACAGAAAGGAGATACAAAGGAGAATCTACAGTCAGAGAGCTTAAAGCAAAACTGTCTGGCATAGAAGAT GAATGTCAAAGAGCAAAGCAAGAAGTTTTGTCACTCCGTCGAGAGAATGCTACCCTAGATGCTGAATGTCATGAAAAGGAGAAACAGGTTAATCAGCTGCAGACAAGAGTTGCTGTTATGGAACAGGAGATCAAAGACAAGGATCAACTAGTTATTAGGACAAAGGAAGTATTGGATGCAACACAAGAGCAAAAG GCAAACTTAGAAGAAAATACAGAAAAGAAACAAATTCAAATAGGAAAGCTAGAAACAACACTGAAGTCATTATCTGCTGAACTCCTTAAG GCCAATGAAATAATACAGAAATTGCAAGGAGATGTAAAAACTCTAATGAATAAATTGAAGCTGAAAAATACAGTAACAATTCAACAAGAGAAACTTTTggctgaaaaagaagaaaaactgcaGAAAGAACAAAAGGAATTGCAAGAGGCAGAAAGTTCACTTCGAGAGAGAGCTCAAGAG GTCTGCAGGTTGAAGGAGCAGCTAGAAACGACAGTACAGAAGCTGGAAGAAAGCAAGCATCTTCTCAAGACTAATGAAAATG TCATCACATGGTTAAACAAGCAACTGAATGAAATTCAAATGACAAGGAAGCAAGAAGCATTAGGAACGTCTTCTACTCCTAGCAACACTGCTACAAGAACTGCTATTTCACCTCACAGTATG CAGGCTGATAGCAGAATCCCCTTTCTGAGCTCACGGCTGGGCTATCCTATCTCCCCATTGCTAGCATTTCAAAGCTTGCCAGATACAGGGACTGTCAAGATTGCCAGCCCTCAAGTCTCAGGAGTAAAG CAGGTTCAGTTCAATATGCAAGCTCAAGAAGCCAACAGGTGTACAGATACACAGCCAGGAATCCCTAGTGGTATGAATCACTCAGCAAATAAAGAAAA
- the SASS6 gene encoding spindle assembly abnormal protein 6 homolog isoform X3: MAAESLFSRPIPVQVKCPGCEDRRINVRVSIELQSTTNPIHRKDLVVRLTEDTDPFFLYNLVISEEDFQSLKLQQSLLVDFSAFPQRFIDLLQHCIQEQNNDIPRFLLQLISSGPNLDHTPSLLNVVETNPFKHLTHLSLKFLPGNDVEVKKFLATCLKCVKEEKLLLEQKLRKTEEDLTIQLSYTQQSLSEKSRELDKLRNEWASNTASLNNKHTQELTNEREKALKAQAQYQQQNEQQKKDLESLHQKTVQQLQNRLKELETANKELTERRYKGESTVRELKAKLSGIEDECQRAKQEVLSLRRENATLDAECHEKEKQVNQLQTRVAVMEQEIKDKDQLVIRTKEVLDATQEQKANLEENTEKKQIQIGKLETTLKSLSAELLKANEIIQKLQGDVKTLMNKLKLKNTVTIQQEKLLAEKEEKLQKEQKELQEAESSLRERAQEVCRLKEQLETTVQKLEESKHLLKTNENVITWLNKQLNEIQMTRKQEALGTSSTPSNTATRTAISPHSMQADSRIPFLSSRLGYPISPLLAFQSLPDTGTVKIASPQVSGVKVQFNMQAQEANRCTDTQPGIPSGMNHSANKENGENLGLEAKYLKKREDSIPLRGLSQNTSHNTGLLKSSVLNKTHIPSKPAVPSTASAYFPG, encoded by the exons ATGGCGGCCGAGAGCCTCTTCAGCCGCCCCATCCCGGTGCAGGTGAAGTGCCCGGGCTGCGAGGACAG GCGAATAAATGTTCGTGTGAGTATTGAGCTGCAATCAACCACAAATCCCATTCATAGAAAG GATTTGGTTGTTCGACTAACAGAGGATACTGATCCCTTTTTCCTATATAACCTTGTTATTTCTGAGGAAGATTTTCAAAG TTTAAAACTCCAGCAGAGTCTTCTGGTAGATTTTTCAGCCTTTCCTCAGAGATTTATAGACCTTCTTCAGCACTGTATCCAAGAACAAAATAACGATATCCCAAG GTTTTTGTTACAGCTGATTTCATCAGGACCCAATTTAGATCATACTCCTTCTCTTTTAAATGTGGTAGAGACAAACCCATTTAAACACCTTACCCACTTATCCCTAAAATTCCTACCAGGAAATGATGTAGAAGTCAAAAAGTTTTTGGCAACCTGTTTGAAATGCGTGAAG GAAGAGAAGTTGTTGCTGGAACAAAAACTTAGGAAAACAGAGGAGGACCTTACTATACAGCTGAGCTACACCCAGCAG AGTTTGTCAGAAAAGAGCAGGGAATTGGATAAGTTAAGAAATGAATGGGCATCCAATACGGCATCACTAAACAACAAACATACCCAGGAACTgacaaatgagagagagaaagctctGAAG GCACAAGCACAATATCAACAACAAAATGAACAACAGAAAAAGGATCTAGAAAGTTTACATCAGAAAACTGTCCAGCAGCTGCAAAATAGACTGAAGGAACTGGAAACTGCCAACAAGGAGCTAACAGAAAGGAGATACAAAGGAGAATCTACAGTCAGAGAGCTTAAAGCAAAACTGTCTGGCATAGAAGAT GAATGTCAAAGAGCAAAGCAAGAAGTTTTGTCACTCCGTCGAGAGAATGCTACCCTAGATGCTGAATGTCATGAAAAGGAGAAACAGGTTAATCAGCTGCAGACAAGAGTTGCTGTTATGGAACAGGAGATCAAAGACAAGGATCAACTAGTTATTAGGACAAAGGAAGTATTGGATGCAACACAAGAGCAAAAG GCAAACTTAGAAGAAAATACAGAAAAGAAACAAATTCAAATAGGAAAGCTAGAAACAACACTGAAGTCATTATCTGCTGAACTCCTTAAG GCCAATGAAATAATACAGAAATTGCAAGGAGATGTAAAAACTCTAATGAATAAATTGAAGCTGAAAAATACAGTAACAATTCAACAAGAGAAACTTTTggctgaaaaagaagaaaaactgcaGAAAGAACAAAAGGAATTGCAAGAGGCAGAAAGTTCACTTCGAGAGAGAGCTCAAGAG GTCTGCAGGTTGAAGGAGCAGCTAGAAACGACAGTACAGAAGCTGGAAGAAAGCAAGCATCTTCTCAAGACTAATGAAAATG TCATCACATGGTTAAACAAGCAACTGAATGAAATTCAAATGACAAGGAAGCAAGAAGCATTAGGAACGTCTTCTACTCCTAGCAACACTGCTACAAGAACTGCTATTTCACCTCACAGTATG CAGGCTGATAGCAGAATCCCCTTTCTGAGCTCACGGCTGGGCTATCCTATCTCCCCATTGCTAGCATTTCAAAGCTTGCCAGATACAGGGACTGTCAAGATTGCCAGCCCTCAAGTCTCAGGAGTAAAG GTTCAGTTCAATATGCAAGCTCAAGAAGCCAACAGGTGTACAGATACACAGCCAGGAATCCCTAGTGGTATGAATCACTCAGCAAATAAAGAAAA
- the SASS6 gene encoding spindle assembly abnormal protein 6 homolog isoform X2, with translation MAAESLFSRPIPVQVKCPGCEDRRINVRVSIELQSTTNPIHRKDLVVRLTEDTDPFFLYNLVISEEDFQSLKLQQSLLVDFSAFPQRFIDLLQHCIQEQNNDIPRFLLQLISSGPNLDHTPSLLNVVETNPFKHLTHLSLKFLPGNDVEVKKFLATCLKCVKEEKLLLEQKLRKTEEDLTIQLSYTQQSLSEKSRELDKLRNEWASNTASLNNKHTQELTNEREKALKAQAQYQQQNEQQKKDLESLHQKTVQQLQNRLKELETANKELTERRYKGESTVRELKAKLSGIEDECQRAKQEVLSLRRENATLDAECHEKEKQVNQLQTRVAVMEQEIKDKDQLVIRTKEVLDATQEQKANLEENTEKKQIQIGKLETTLKSLSAELLKANEIIQKLQGDVKTLMNKLKLKNTVTIQQEKLLAEKEEKLQKEQKELQEAESSLRERAQEVCRLKEQLETTVQKLEESKHLLKTNENVITWLNKQLNEIQMTRKQEALGTSSTPSNTATRTAISPHSMADSRIPFLSSRLGYPISPLLAFQSLPDTGTVKIASPQVSGVKQVQFNMQAQEANRCTDTQPGIPSGMNHSANKENGENLGLEAKYLKKREDSIPLRGLSQNTSHNTGLLKSSVLNKTHIPSKPAVPSTASAYFPG, from the exons ATGGCGGCCGAGAGCCTCTTCAGCCGCCCCATCCCGGTGCAGGTGAAGTGCCCGGGCTGCGAGGACAG GCGAATAAATGTTCGTGTGAGTATTGAGCTGCAATCAACCACAAATCCCATTCATAGAAAG GATTTGGTTGTTCGACTAACAGAGGATACTGATCCCTTTTTCCTATATAACCTTGTTATTTCTGAGGAAGATTTTCAAAG TTTAAAACTCCAGCAGAGTCTTCTGGTAGATTTTTCAGCCTTTCCTCAGAGATTTATAGACCTTCTTCAGCACTGTATCCAAGAACAAAATAACGATATCCCAAG GTTTTTGTTACAGCTGATTTCATCAGGACCCAATTTAGATCATACTCCTTCTCTTTTAAATGTGGTAGAGACAAACCCATTTAAACACCTTACCCACTTATCCCTAAAATTCCTACCAGGAAATGATGTAGAAGTCAAAAAGTTTTTGGCAACCTGTTTGAAATGCGTGAAG GAAGAGAAGTTGTTGCTGGAACAAAAACTTAGGAAAACAGAGGAGGACCTTACTATACAGCTGAGCTACACCCAGCAG AGTTTGTCAGAAAAGAGCAGGGAATTGGATAAGTTAAGAAATGAATGGGCATCCAATACGGCATCACTAAACAACAAACATACCCAGGAACTgacaaatgagagagagaaagctctGAAG GCACAAGCACAATATCAACAACAAAATGAACAACAGAAAAAGGATCTAGAAAGTTTACATCAGAAAACTGTCCAGCAGCTGCAAAATAGACTGAAGGAACTGGAAACTGCCAACAAGGAGCTAACAGAAAGGAGATACAAAGGAGAATCTACAGTCAGAGAGCTTAAAGCAAAACTGTCTGGCATAGAAGAT GAATGTCAAAGAGCAAAGCAAGAAGTTTTGTCACTCCGTCGAGAGAATGCTACCCTAGATGCTGAATGTCATGAAAAGGAGAAACAGGTTAATCAGCTGCAGACAAGAGTTGCTGTTATGGAACAGGAGATCAAAGACAAGGATCAACTAGTTATTAGGACAAAGGAAGTATTGGATGCAACACAAGAGCAAAAG GCAAACTTAGAAGAAAATACAGAAAAGAAACAAATTCAAATAGGAAAGCTAGAAACAACACTGAAGTCATTATCTGCTGAACTCCTTAAG GCCAATGAAATAATACAGAAATTGCAAGGAGATGTAAAAACTCTAATGAATAAATTGAAGCTGAAAAATACAGTAACAATTCAACAAGAGAAACTTTTggctgaaaaagaagaaaaactgcaGAAAGAACAAAAGGAATTGCAAGAGGCAGAAAGTTCACTTCGAGAGAGAGCTCAAGAG GTCTGCAGGTTGAAGGAGCAGCTAGAAACGACAGTACAGAAGCTGGAAGAAAGCAAGCATCTTCTCAAGACTAATGAAAATG TCATCACATGGTTAAACAAGCAACTGAATGAAATTCAAATGACAAGGAAGCAAGAAGCATTAGGAACGTCTTCTACTCCTAGCAACACTGCTACAAGAACTGCTATTTCACCTCACAGTATG GCTGATAGCAGAATCCCCTTTCTGAGCTCACGGCTGGGCTATCCTATCTCCCCATTGCTAGCATTTCAAAGCTTGCCAGATACAGGGACTGTCAAGATTGCCAGCCCTCAAGTCTCAGGAGTAAAG CAGGTTCAGTTCAATATGCAAGCTCAAGAAGCCAACAGGTGTACAGATACACAGCCAGGAATCCCTAGTGGTATGAATCACTCAGCAAATAAAGAAAA